One genomic region from Jilunia laotingensis encodes:
- a CDS encoding thymidine kinase gives MVLFSEDHIQETGRRGRIEVICGSMFSGKTEELIRRLRRAEFARQRVEIFKPAIDTRYSEADVVSHDSHSIASTPIDSSASILLFTSEIDVVGIDEAQFFDNGLIDVCNQLANNGIRVIIAGLDMDFKGNPFGPMPGLCAIADEVSKVHAICVKCGQLASFSHRTVKNDKQVLLGETSEYEPLCRECYLRALENDKGKS, from the coding sequence ATGGTACTATTTTCAGAAGATCATATACAAGAGACAGGTAGAAGAGGAAGAATCGAAGTCATTTGCGGCTCAATGTTTTCGGGAAAAACCGAAGAATTGATACGCCGTCTAAGACGTGCAGAATTTGCACGTCAACGTGTGGAGATTTTCAAACCAGCTATCGACACCCGATATTCGGAAGCAGATGTAGTATCTCATGACAGTCATTCAATAGCTTCTACCCCAATTGATTCATCTGCGAGCATACTTCTATTTACATCCGAAATAGATGTAGTAGGGATTGATGAAGCACAATTTTTCGACAATGGCCTCATCGACGTGTGCAATCAACTTGCAAATAATGGCATTCGCGTTATCATTGCAGGATTGGATATGGATTTCAAAGGAAATCCTTTTGGCCCGATGCCGGGGTTATGCGCTATAGCTGATGAAGTGTCTAAAGTACATGCCATTTGTGTAAAGTGTGGTCAATTAGCCTCTTTCTCACACCGCACAGTAAAGAATGACAAGCAGGTTCTCTTAGGAGAAACATCAGAATATGAGCCATTGTGTCGTGAATGTTATTTGCGAGCTTTGGAAAATGATAAAGGAAAAAGTTAA
- a CDS encoding YjjG family noncanonical pyrimidine nucleotidase, whose translation MKYKNLFFDLDDTIWAFSDNACDTFEEMYYKYGLDAFFNSFEHFYSLYQKRNTELWIEYGNGLIKKEELNRQRFLYPLRAVGVDDSALANAYSEDFFAVIPTKTRLMPHAREVLDYLVSNYNLYILSNGFRELQYRKMCSSGIDGYFKKIILSEDIGLHKPAPQLFHFALSATQSELSESLMIGDSWEADIVGAKGVGMHQAFYNLSGRDEFSFTPTYHLKDLKELMEIL comes from the coding sequence ATGAAATATAAGAATCTCTTTTTTGATTTAGACGATACTATATGGGCATTTTCGGACAATGCGTGTGATACATTTGAAGAAATGTATTACAAATATGGTTTGGATGCTTTCTTTAATTCCTTTGAACATTTCTATTCGCTTTACCAAAAGCGTAATACTGAGCTTTGGATAGAATATGGTAATGGATTGATCAAAAAAGAGGAGCTTAATCGTCAACGCTTTCTGTATCCGCTCCGGGCAGTAGGCGTTGACGATTCTGCTTTAGCAAACGCCTATTCAGAGGATTTTTTTGCTGTCATTCCTACAAAAACTCGTTTGATGCCTCATGCCAGAGAAGTTCTTGATTATTTGGTTTCCAACTACAATCTTTATATACTTTCCAATGGATTTCGTGAACTTCAATATAGGAAAATGTGTTCGAGTGGAATAGATGGTTATTTCAAAAAGATTATTCTTTCCGAAGATATCGGACTTCATAAACCGGCACCTCAATTATTTCATTTCGCATTGTCTGCTACTCAATCAGAACTCAGCGAATCATTAATGATTGGCGATAGTTGGGAGGCGGATATTGTCGGGGCAAAAGGAGTAGGGATGCATCAGGCTTTTTATAATTTATCCGGTCGTGATGAGTTTTCTTTTACACCTACCTATCATTTGA
- the rsmI gene encoding 16S rRNA (cytidine(1402)-2'-O)-methyltransferase gives MGKLYVVPTPVGNLEDMTFRAIRILKEVDLILAEDTRTSGILLKHFEIKNSMQSHHKFNEHKTVESVVNRIKAGETVALISDAGTPGISDPGFLVVRECVRNGIEVQCLPGATAFVPALVASGLPNEKFVFEGFLPQKKGRMTKLKSLVEERRTMVFYESPHRLLKTLIQFAEYFGTERQVSVSREISKVHEETVRGSLTELIEHFTVTEPRGEIVIIVAGIDD, from the coding sequence ATGGGAAAATTATACGTCGTACCTACACCTGTTGGAAATCTCGAAGATATGACTTTCCGGGCTATTCGGATTTTGAAGGAGGTTGATTTGATTTTGGCTGAGGATACACGTACTTCCGGAATACTACTGAAGCATTTTGAGATAAAGAACTCGATGCAATCACATCATAAGTTTAATGAACATAAAACGGTAGAGAGCGTTGTTAATAGAATTAAGGCTGGTGAAACAGTGGCTTTGATTTCTGATGCCGGAACTCCTGGTATTTCTGATCCAGGATTTTTAGTAGTGCGCGAATGTGTACGCAATGGTATCGAAGTGCAATGTTTACCTGGTGCTACAGCTTTTGTTCCAGCATTAGTAGCTTCGGGATTACCTAATGAAAAATTCGTATTTGAAGGTTTTCTTCCCCAGAAAAAAGGTCGTATGACTAAACTCAAATCTTTGGTGGAGGAACGACGGACGATGGTGTTTTATGAATCCCCTCACCGTTTGTTGAAAACGCTGATACAGTTTGCTGAATATTTCGGTACGGAACGTCAGGTTAGTGTGTCCAGGGAGATTTCAAAAGTACATGAAGAGACCGTTAGAGGTAGCCTTACAGAATTGATTGAACACTTTACCGTAACGGAACCCCGTGGCGAGATTGTGATTATAGTTGCAGGAATAGACGATTAA